One window of the Leptotrichia massiliensis genome contains the following:
- the speE gene encoding polyamine aminopropyltransferase yields MELWYTEEHTKNVRFSIKIDKQLVSAKSDFQRIDIFESPEFGRFLTLDGFMMLTEKDEFIYHEMITHVPMAVNPKAKKILVIGAGDGGTVRELVKYEHIERIDMVEIDKMVVDLCRQYLPKTANKLDDKRVYIYYEDGLKFVRSKANEYDIVIVDSTDPFGPGEDLFTREFYGNCFNALKEDGILVNQHESPYYEADAKATARASKQLRAVFPFATVYQLHIPTYPSGHWLFGFASKKYNPVEDLKADKWNKFGIETRYYNTELHKGAFALPNYVKDLIK; encoded by the coding sequence ATGGAATTATGGTACACAGAAGAACATACGAAAAATGTTCGTTTTTCTATAAAGATTGATAAGCAGTTAGTTAGTGCAAAAAGTGATTTTCAGAGAATTGATATTTTTGAGTCGCCAGAATTTGGGCGATTTTTGACATTGGATGGATTTATGATGTTGACAGAAAAGGATGAGTTTATTTACCATGAGATGATAACTCACGTTCCTATGGCTGTAAATCCTAAGGCTAAGAAAATATTGGTAATTGGTGCTGGAGATGGAGGTACTGTTCGTGAACTTGTAAAATATGAACATATTGAGAGAATTGATATGGTGGAAATTGACAAGATGGTTGTCGATCTTTGTCGTCAATATTTGCCTAAGACGGCTAATAAGCTGGATGATAAGAGAGTTTATATTTATTATGAGGATGGATTGAAATTTGTACGTTCCAAGGCAAATGAATATGACATTGTAATTGTAGATTCGACAGATCCGTTTGGACCTGGAGAAGATTTATTTACAAGAGAATTTTATGGAAACTGCTTTAACGCACTAAAAGAGGACGGAATTCTTGTAAATCAGCATGAAAGTCCATATTATGAAGCAGATGCTAAGGCAACAGCAAGAGCAAGTAAACAGTTAAGAGCAGTATTCCCTTTTGCAACAGTCTATCAGCTACATATACCGACATATCCGTCAGGACATTGGCTATTTGGATTTGCTTCAAAAAAATATAATCCTGTAGAAGATTTGAAGGCTGATAAATGGAATAAGTTTGGAATAGAAACAAGATATTATAATACAGAATTGCATAAAGGGGCTTTTGCTTTGCCAAATTATGTGAAAGATTTAATAAAATAA
- a CDS encoding AAA family ATPase, whose translation MKKKLPIGISDFKKIIDGNYYYFDKTELIKSIIGEPGEVKLFTRPRRFGKTLNMSMIKYFFDIENKDGNKKLFENLKISENEYFEKQGTAPVISISFRNYDESSWGNGFEMIKNTISDLYDEFEFVKENLSARKKEKYDSILFNRATKATWKLSLLDLTKYLYEYYGQKVVVLIDEYDQPIIDSYVKGYYQEAISFFKTFYGVVLKDNNYLEMGIMTGILRVAKENIFSGLNNLRVHTILDNRFTEYFGITESEVEQALKDFDLEFELKDVQRWYNGYLFGDIKVYNPWSIINFLNDEKLKSYWVNTSGNELIKLYLKKLKNEIFDDFSKLLNKKSILRRIDENMTFANLEANYEENIWNLFFHSGYLTLAEEVQDDEEQVYLKIPNEEILKMFSKMFIEVYFENYNSFYNMVYSLKNGDIEIFKKELRKILLENMGILDVSGVYKEQFYHGLMLGIILTLKNEYEITSNNFAGKGRYDLLLKPKNMEKRKEGIILELKVVNAMENLSEDKIFEKLENECDIALQQIEKKEYASVLKNSGVENVLKIGIAFFGKEVAVKFDRNYS comes from the coding sequence ATGAAGAAAAAACTGCCAATAGGAATATCAGATTTTAAAAAAATAATAGACGGAAATTACTATTATTTTGATAAAACAGAATTGATAAAAAGCATTATAGGAGAACCTGGCGAAGTTAAGCTGTTTACACGTCCGAGAAGATTTGGAAAAACACTTAATATGTCGATGATAAAATATTTTTTTGATATTGAAAATAAAGATGGAAATAAAAAACTGTTTGAGAATTTAAAAATTTCTGAAAATGAGTATTTTGAAAAGCAGGGAACCGCTCCAGTTATTTCTATTTCATTTAGGAATTATGATGAAAGTAGCTGGGGAAATGGGTTTGAGATGATAAAAAATACAATTTCGGATTTATATGATGAATTTGAATTTGTAAAGGAAAATTTAAGTGCGAGAAAAAAAGAAAAATACGATTCAATTTTATTTAACAGAGCAACAAAAGCAACATGGAAATTATCCTTGCTGGATTTAACAAAATATCTATATGAATATTATGGACAAAAAGTGGTAGTGCTAATAGACGAGTATGATCAGCCGATAATTGATTCATACGTGAAAGGCTATTATCAAGAAGCAATTAGCTTTTTTAAAACATTTTATGGAGTTGTCCTAAAGGATAATAATTATCTGGAAATGGGAATTATGACTGGGATTTTGAGAGTTGCAAAGGAAAATATATTTTCTGGATTGAATAATCTAAGAGTTCATACAATTCTGGACAATAGATTTACAGAATATTTTGGGATTACAGAAAGTGAAGTTGAGCAGGCTTTAAAGGATTTTGATTTAGAATTTGAACTTAAAGATGTCCAACGATGGTACAATGGATATTTGTTTGGAGATATAAAAGTTTACAATCCGTGGTCGATTATTAATTTTCTGAATGATGAAAAATTAAAGTCGTACTGGGTAAATACGAGTGGAAATGAATTGATAAAACTATATTTAAAAAAACTCAAAAATGAGATTTTTGATGATTTTTCAAAACTTTTGAATAAAAAATCCATTTTAAGAAGAATAGATGAGAATATGACTTTTGCAAACTTGGAAGCAAATTATGAAGAAAATATATGGAATTTGTTTTTTCACAGCGGTTATTTGACATTGGCAGAAGAAGTTCAAGATGATGAGGAACAAGTTTATTTGAAAATTCCGAATGAAGAAATATTAAAAATGTTTTCAAAAATGTTTATAGAAGTATATTTTGAGAATTATAACAGCTTTTATAATATGGTATATTCCTTAAAAAATGGAGATATCGAAATTTTTAAGAAGGAATTAAGAAAAATTTTATTGGAAAACATGGGAATATTGGATGTAAGCGGAGTTTATAAAGAGCAATTTTATCATGGCTTAATGCTTGGAATAATTTTGACTTTGAAAAATGAGTATGAAATAACTTCAAATAATTTTGCCGGGAAAGGCAGATATGATTTGCTTTTGAAGCCTAAAAATATGGAAAAAAGAAAAGAAGGGATTATTTTGGAATTGAAGGTTGTAAATGCAATGGAAAATTTGAGTGAAGATAAAATTTTTGAAAAATTAGAGAATGAGTGTGATATTGCACTACAGCAGATTGAAAAGAAAGAATATGCTTCTGTATTAAAAAATTCTGGAGTTGAGAATGTATTGAAAATTGGGATAGCATTTTTTGGAAAAGAAGTGGCAGTTAAATTTGATAGAAATTATAGTTAA
- a CDS encoding aminotransferase class I/II-fold pyridoxal phosphate-dependent enzyme: MGKNINRNKQNKTVLFDALKNHLSNRVVRFDVPGHKGGRGNKEFRDFIGLDAMQMDVNSMKPLDNLCHPTSVIKEAQDIAAEAFGAKEAYFMVSGTTGAVQAMIMATCKAGDKIIIPRNVHRSAINALVICGAIPVYINPGLNKKLGISLGMSINDVKKAIQENPDAKAILVNNPTYYGICSDLKSIVKLAHENDMFVLVDEAHGAHFYFDENLPISAMEAGADMAAISMHKTGGSLTQSSILLSGERINADYVRQVINLTQTTSASYLLMTSLDVARKNLAINGRELFEKTVKFAEYARNEINKLGGYYAYGKELIDGDSVYDFDTTKLSVYTKDIGLAGIEVYDILRDDYEIQIEFGDLGNILAIISAGDRGLEIERLISSLAEIKRLYSKDSTGMFDHEYINPDVVLPPQKAFYSEKEMIPIKDSAGKISGEFVMAYPPGIPILAPGERITEEIINYIEYAKEKGCLLTGTEDMHVEKINVVLE; encoded by the coding sequence ATGGGGAAAAATATAAATAGAAATAAACAGAATAAGACTGTTCTTTTTGATGCTTTAAAAAATCATCTTTCTAACAGGGTTGTGAGATTTGATGTGCCAGGGCATAAGGGAGGGCGTGGAAATAAGGAGTTTCGAGATTTTATCGGGCTGGATGCCATGCAGATGGATGTTAATTCGATGAAACCGCTTGATAATTTATGCCATCCGACTTCGGTTATTAAAGAGGCTCAGGATATAGCGGCGGAGGCTTTTGGGGCAAAGGAGGCTTATTTTATGGTAAGCGGGACGACTGGGGCTGTACAGGCTATGATTATGGCAACTTGCAAGGCTGGAGATAAAATCATTATTCCAAGAAATGTGCATAGAAGTGCTATTAATGCACTGGTAATTTGTGGAGCGATACCAGTTTATATTAATCCCGGACTTAACAAGAAATTGGGAATATCACTTGGAATGTCGATTAATGATGTGAAAAAGGCAATTCAGGAAAATCCTGATGCAAAAGCAATATTAGTGAATAATCCCACTTATTACGGAATTTGTTCAGATTTAAAATCTATTGTAAAACTGGCACATGAAAATGATATGTTTGTGCTAGTTGATGAGGCACACGGAGCACATTTTTACTTTGATGAAAATTTACCAATTTCAGCAATGGAAGCTGGAGCAGATATGGCGGCAATCAGTATGCATAAGACAGGCGGTTCTTTAACACAAAGTTCGATTTTGTTAAGTGGTGAGAGAATAAATGCTGATTATGTTCGGCAAGTTATAAACTTGACTCAAACTACGAGTGCATCGTATTTACTTATGACTTCGCTTGATGTGGCAAGAAAAAATTTGGCGATAAACGGAAGAGAACTTTTTGAAAAAACAGTTAAATTTGCAGAATATGCCAGAAATGAAATTAATAAACTAGGTGGGTATTATGCGTATGGGAAAGAACTGATTGATGGAGATTCGGTTTATGACTTTGATACGACAAAATTATCTGTGTATACAAAAGATATTGGGCTTGCTGGAATTGAAGTTTATGATATTTTGCGGGATGATTATGAAATTCAGATTGAATTTGGAGATTTGGGAAATATTTTGGCGATAATTTCCGCGGGGGACAGAGGATTGGAAATAGAACGGCTAATATCTTCGCTTGCAGAAATTAAACGGCTTTACTCAAAAGATTCCACAGGAATGTTTGATCACGAATATATAAATCCTGATGTTGTGCTTCCGCCACAAAAAGCCTTTTATTCAGAAAAGGAAATGATTCCGATAAAAGATAGTGCAGGTAAAATAAGTGGAGAATTTGTTATGGCTTATCCGCCAGGGATACCGATATTAGCACCAGGAGAACGAATTACTGAGGAAATCATAAATTATATCGAATATGCAAAGGAAAAAGGATGTCTATTAACAGGAACTGAGGATATGCATGTTGAAAAGATAAATGTTGTTTTGGAGTGA
- a CDS encoding glycoside hydrolase family 108 protein produces MADNRFLKFFNYILLVEGNYSNDKNDKGGETKYGITKERARECGYKGSMKDLTKAMAQKIYEEKYYKARKLDQVKNDKVALSIFDFSVNAGRYGIKKAQEAVNKVYGKNVVSVDGAIGPQTLKYLNDVNPVKFLMVYHNLQREYYKSLAKRDATQNDFLTGWLNRVKVKENYLRNV; encoded by the coding sequence ATGGCTGACAACAGATTTTTGAAATTTTTTAATTATATTTTGCTAGTTGAAGGAAACTATTCTAATGATAAGAATGATAAAGGCGGGGAAACAAAATATGGCATTACTAAGGAAAGAGCTAGAGAATGTGGATATAAAGGTAGTATGAAAGATTTAACAAAAGCAATGGCACAAAAAATTTATGAAGAAAAATATTATAAGGCTAGAAAATTGGATCAAGTGAAAAATGATAAGGTGGCACTAAGCATATTTGATTTTTCAGTAAATGCTGGAAGATATGGAATTAAAAAGGCTCAGGAGGCTGTGAATAAGGTTTATGGTAAAAATGTTGTGAGTGTGGATGGAGCAATTGGACCTCAGACCCTAAAATATTTAAATGATGTTAATCCAGTTAAATTTTTGATGGTTTATCATAATTTACAGCGTGAATACTACAAATCTCTTGCTAAAAGAGATGCGACTCAGAATGATTTTTTGACAGGATGGTTAAATAGGGTTAAGGTTAAGGAAAATTATTTGAGAAACGTTTAA
- the speB gene encoding agmatinase: MKNKNIHTFVGCDNEYNESKIAIFGAPFDSTTSFRPGTRFASAVMRNESFGIETYSPYQDKDLEDIKVFDGGDLELSFGNSESTLQDIQDETAKILKDGKIPFMIGGEHSVTLGAVRAVAEKYPDLYIIQFDAHTDLRDEYLGQYYSHASVIRRCWDIVGDDRIFQFGIRSGERDEWKFAKEHLHTTKFNFDGLDEVVEKLKGKPVYFTLDLDVLDPSEFPGTGTPEAGGVTFVELHKAIEKISQLNIVGLDMNELSPVYDQSGQSTALACKLLREILLFIYK; the protein is encoded by the coding sequence ATGAAAAATAAAAATATACATACATTTGTAGGGTGTGACAATGAATATAATGAGAGCAAAATCGCTATTTTTGGAGCACCATTTGACAGCACAACTTCGTTTAGACCAGGGACTAGATTTGCTTCGGCGGTTATGAGAAATGAGAGTTTTGGGATAGAAACGTATAGTCCGTATCAAGATAAGGATTTGGAAGATATTAAGGTTTTTGATGGAGGAGATTTGGAACTTTCATTTGGAAATTCGGAAAGTACGTTGCAGGATATTCAGGATGAAACAGCAAAAATTTTGAAGGATGGGAAAATTCCGTTTATGATTGGTGGAGAGCATTCTGTTACGTTGGGAGCTGTGAGAGCAGTTGCTGAAAAATATCCAGATTTGTATATTATTCAGTTTGATGCACATACAGACTTGAGAGATGAGTATTTAGGGCAGTATTATTCGCATGCTTCTGTAATTAGAAGATGTTGGGATATTGTTGGAGATGACAGAATTTTTCAGTTTGGAATAAGAAGTGGGGAAAGAGATGAATGGAAATTTGCAAAGGAACATCTTCATACAACAAAATTTAATTTTGATGGACTTGATGAAGTTGTAGAAAAATTAAAAGGGAAACCTGTGTATTTTACATTGGATCTAGATGTGCTTGATCCATCGGAATTTCCTGGAACTGGAACGCCTGAAGCTGGAGGAGTTACTTTTGTGGAACTACATAAGGCAATAGAAAAAATTTCGCAGTTAAATATTGTTGGGCTTGACATGAACGAATTATCGCCTGTATATGATCAGTCTGGGCAATCTACGGCACTAGCTTGCAAACTGCTTAGGGAAATTCTGCTGTTTATTTATAAATAG